The Lichenihabitans psoromatis genome contains a region encoding:
- a CDS encoding YgfZ/GcvT domain-containing protein, with protein MSSDLAVLSDRGIVEVVGPDARDLLQRLITNDVDNLKPGEARYAALLTPQGKITSDFFVVADRDPVASRFYIDVPEALVVDLVKKLTMYRLRAKVDIRNQSETLGIVAGDPSALPGDCRLTFDDPRVPGLWRRAIVDRSRFADLGDDSGRWAYREQRVRLGVPEGGIDFIYGETFPHEANLDRLHGVDFKKGCYIGQEVVSRVQHRGTARKRIVGVRFDGEPPMVGSDITADGVSIGVMGSSIDGLGLGLLRIDKAEDARLAGTSVVAGSIPLTLDGPGWH; from the coding sequence ATGAGTAGCGATCTGGCAGTTTTGAGCGACCGTGGGATCGTGGAGGTTGTCGGCCCCGATGCACGCGATCTGTTGCAGCGGCTCATCACCAATGATGTCGACAATCTGAAGCCCGGCGAGGCGCGCTACGCGGCCCTGCTGACACCGCAAGGCAAAATCACGTCGGACTTCTTCGTCGTGGCGGATCGCGACCCGGTTGCGTCACGCTTCTACATCGACGTGCCGGAGGCGTTGGTGGTGGATCTCGTGAAGAAGCTCACCATGTACAGGCTGCGCGCCAAGGTCGATATCCGAAACCAGAGCGAAACGCTCGGGATCGTCGCCGGCGACCCTTCGGCCCTGCCCGGCGATTGCCGGCTGACGTTCGACGATCCGCGTGTGCCGGGCCTCTGGCGCCGCGCGATCGTCGATCGATCGCGTTTCGCCGACTTGGGCGATGATTCGGGACGCTGGGCCTATCGCGAGCAGCGTGTCCGGCTCGGCGTGCCCGAAGGCGGCATCGATTTCATTTACGGCGAGACCTTCCCGCACGAGGCCAATCTCGATCGTTTGCATGGCGTGGACTTCAAGAAAGGTTGCTACATCGGCCAGGAAGTCGTCTCCCGCGTGCAACATCGCGGCACGGCACGAAAGCGGATCGTTGGCGTGCGCTTCGACGGTGAGCCGCCGATGGTCGGGTCGGATATCACGGCGGACGGAGTTTCGATCGGCGTGATGGGATCGTCGATCGACGGGTTGGGGCTTGGTCTCCTTCGCATCGACAAAGCCGAGGACGCGAGGCTCGCGGGCACATCCGTCGTAGCCGGCTCGATACCGCTCACGCTCGACGGTCCGGGCTGGCACTAG
- a CDS encoding TIGR02301 family protein, whose translation MRGTDRRKTILGPFLAALLIGSTTGLNGACAETAPPPLPPPAPQRGVVPREPAGPPPYEAQLDRLAELMGTLAFMQTLCGQGDGATWHDKMESLLDAESKTGLRKERLAGSYNRGYRGYQVTYRTCTPAAQAVVDRSLQEGERLARDLSIRFGGE comes from the coding sequence ATGCGGGGGACTGACCGGCGCAAGACGATCCTTGGTCCGTTCCTTGCGGCACTGCTGATTGGGTCAACCACAGGGCTGAACGGGGCCTGCGCCGAAACGGCGCCACCGCCGCTTCCCCCGCCAGCACCGCAACGTGGTGTTGTTCCACGCGAGCCGGCGGGACCGCCTCCCTACGAGGCGCAGCTCGATCGCTTGGCCGAGCTGATGGGCACACTGGCGTTTATGCAAACGCTGTGCGGGCAAGGCGATGGTGCAACCTGGCACGACAAAATGGAGAGCCTTCTCGACGCCGAGTCGAAGACGGGGCTGCGGAAGGAGCGGCTCGCCGGCAGCTACAATCGCGGCTATCGCGGCTATCAGGTCACCTATCGGACGTGCACGCCGGCGGCTCAGGCGGTCGTCGACCGATCCTTGCAGGAAGGCGAGCGACTCGCGCGCGATCTGTCGATCCGTTTCGGTGGTGAATAG
- a CDS encoding HWE histidine kinase domain-containing protein, with protein sequence MQDGQSLSRESMQGEIARLQALVNAAAIERAASETERDRLTFELGHRVKNVLSVVQALAGQTLRGADTKEEALATFGSRIIALARANDVILNEGWTTVTLRAVAERVLQPFDTENRRLTIDGPELRIGASAALSLAMALYELASNAKRHGAWSVEAGRVDLSWWLDPTVEDQGFTLTWRESGGLAVEPPAKRRFGLRLIEQSMQSAFGRDVAVMFEPQGLQCRVRAPLSRLADSA encoded by the coding sequence ATGCAGGATGGTCAAAGTTTGAGCCGGGAGTCGATGCAGGGCGAAATCGCCCGGCTGCAGGCACTCGTCAACGCCGCCGCGATCGAACGGGCCGCGAGTGAGACCGAGCGAGACCGTTTAACCTTCGAGCTCGGCCATCGCGTCAAGAACGTTCTCAGCGTCGTTCAGGCCCTTGCGGGCCAGACCCTGCGCGGCGCTGACACCAAGGAAGAAGCCCTTGCGACCTTCGGGTCCCGCATCATCGCCTTGGCCCGCGCCAATGATGTCATCCTGAACGAGGGTTGGACGACGGTAACGCTGCGGGCCGTGGCGGAGCGTGTTCTTCAACCATTCGACACAGAGAACCGACGGCTGACGATCGATGGCCCAGAGCTGCGGATCGGCGCGAGTGCCGCGCTCTCGCTCGCCATGGCTCTCTATGAGTTGGCCTCGAACGCGAAGCGGCACGGCGCTTGGTCAGTGGAGGCCGGCCGCGTGGATCTCTCGTGGTGGCTCGACCCGACCGTGGAAGACCAGGGCTTCACGCTTACATGGCGCGAATCCGGCGGCCTTGCGGTCGAGCCTCCGGCAAAGCGGCGCTTTGGCTTGCGGCTCATCGAGCAATCGATGCAAAGCGCCTTCGGCCGCGATGTTGCAGTGATGTTCGAGCCACAAGGCCTGCAGTGCCGCGTCCGCGCGCCTCTCTCACGCCTCGCCGACTCAGCGTGA
- a CDS encoding tyrosine phosphatase family protein produces the protein MSAIHVCSLARLPETAIESKAKSLLTLLSPGGVVAERPPSIAADRHLVINVSDIVTPTEGHTHPQAGHIADLLAFFAAWDRVDPLLIHCYAGVSRSTAAAYIAVCALAPDRDESEVARSLRAASPSATPNASLVALADAALGRAGRMSAAITAIGRGEDCFEGAPFRLDLDAPTA, from the coding sequence TTGAGCGCGATCCATGTCTGTTCGCTGGCAAGGCTTCCGGAAACTGCCATTGAGAGCAAGGCCAAAAGCTTGCTGACGCTGCTGTCGCCCGGTGGCGTCGTGGCGGAGCGGCCCCCGAGCATCGCGGCCGACCGGCACCTCGTCATCAATGTGTCGGATATCGTGACGCCCACGGAGGGCCATACCCATCCGCAGGCCGGCCACATCGCCGATCTGCTGGCGTTTTTCGCCGCCTGGGACCGTGTCGATCCGCTTCTGATCCACTGCTACGCTGGCGTCAGCCGCTCGACAGCCGCGGCCTATATCGCGGTTTGCGCGCTCGCGCCGGACCGCGACGAGAGTGAGGTAGCGCGTTCTTTACGGGCCGCCTCCCCGTCCGCAACCCCCAATGCAAGCCTCGTGGCACTTGCCGATGCGGCACTCGGTCGAGCCGGGCGTATGAGCGCCGCGATCACCGCGATCGGCCGCGGGGAAGATTGCTTCGAGGGCGCGCCATTCAGGCTGGATCTCGACGCGCCGACGGCGTGA
- the ligD gene encoding DNA ligase D: MNTKLASYTSKRDFEKTAEPTGKAAITPSKALRFVIQKHDATRLHYDLRLEVDGVFKSWAITRGPSLDPHDKRLAVEVEDHPLDYGDFEGTIPKGQYGGGTVLLWDRGTWTPEGMTAQGGLESGDLKFTLRGEKLHGSWVLVRMKHDRMGGKRTNWLLIKHRDDAANEGDADALLSQDTSVASGRAMDDIAAGRGKPPKPFMTKASKAAKPDAVWQSHRAADDATSQPEKPPKRPSAAKAAAPKTKISATAKAKSVAPEWPRFVEPQLCRLVDHPPSDAGWAHEVKFDGYRVQLNVRGGTAVLRTRKGLDWTDKFKAIAAVGEALPDVILDGEIVALDHQGAPDFAALQAAISDRKTDQLVFFAFDLLMTGDEDLRGQPLSIRKSRLKGILTDTPHDDDRLRFVDHFAAGGDAVLKAACRMSLEGIVSKRLDAPYVSGRSESWTKAKCRGGHEVVIGGWTDTDGKFRSLLAGVHKGDHLVYVGRIGTGYGQAVVSQLMPRLEQHAATKNPFTGLNAPKAAKGIHWLAPDLVAEIHYAGWTGDGMIRQAAFKGLRDDKPAAEVVAEKPAPVETPLSEPPVKPTRGTKPNKTAAKPSASEATPVAAARHRPAANAVVMGVSITHPDKALWPDDGSGQPVTKLDLARYVEAIGPWMLEHVKGRPCSAVRAPDGIGGQQFFQRHAMPGTSSLLTLVTVKEETKPYLQVDRVEGLVALAQTGAIELHPWNCQPDQPEVPGRLIFDLDPGPEVDFEAVIHAARDIKDRLDDLGLVSFCKTTGGKGLHVVTPLTMPKKAGPDWAATKDFCRRICADMAAADPDRYLVNMAKKLRTGKIYLDYLRNDRTATAVAPLSPRARPGATVSMPLTWSQVKTGLDPAKFTIRTVPALLSKSIAWADYDEGARSLERAMQRFKVDA; the protein is encoded by the coding sequence GTGAATACGAAACTCGCGTCCTACACCTCGAAGCGCGACTTCGAGAAGACCGCGGAACCGACCGGCAAGGCGGCCATTACCCCGTCGAAGGCGCTGCGCTTCGTCATCCAAAAACACGATGCCACGCGGCTGCATTACGATCTGCGACTCGAGGTCGACGGCGTCTTTAAATCCTGGGCGATCACACGCGGCCCCTCGCTCGACCCGCACGACAAGCGCCTCGCCGTCGAGGTCGAGGACCATCCGCTCGACTATGGTGATTTCGAAGGCACGATCCCAAAAGGTCAATATGGCGGCGGCACAGTCCTGCTGTGGGATCGGGGCACGTGGACCCCAGAAGGTATGACGGCCCAGGGTGGCCTCGAGTCGGGCGACCTCAAATTCACCCTGCGCGGCGAGAAGCTGCACGGGTCGTGGGTGCTGGTCCGCATGAAACACGATCGGATGGGCGGCAAGCGGACAAACTGGTTGCTGATCAAGCATCGCGATGACGCCGCAAACGAGGGCGATGCGGATGCCCTTCTGTCGCAGGACACCTCGGTCGCCTCCGGCCGCGCAATGGACGATATCGCGGCAGGCCGAGGCAAACCACCGAAGCCGTTTATGACCAAAGCCTCGAAAGCCGCCAAGCCCGACGCCGTTTGGCAGTCGCATCGCGCGGCCGACGACGCCACATCTCAGCCCGAGAAACCGCCCAAGAGGCCATCAGCCGCCAAAGCGGCAGCGCCGAAGACCAAGATTTCAGCGACCGCGAAAGCCAAGTCGGTTGCGCCGGAATGGCCGCGCTTCGTGGAACCGCAACTCTGTCGATTGGTCGACCATCCCCCGAGCGACGCCGGATGGGCCCACGAGGTCAAGTTCGATGGCTATCGCGTGCAACTCAACGTGCGGGGCGGAACGGCGGTCCTCCGGACCCGGAAGGGGTTGGATTGGACCGACAAGTTCAAGGCCATCGCCGCAGTCGGAGAAGCGCTGCCTGACGTCATTCTCGATGGTGAGATCGTGGCGCTCGATCATCAGGGAGCGCCGGACTTTGCGGCTTTGCAGGCTGCCATCTCGGATCGGAAAACCGACCAGCTCGTCTTCTTTGCCTTCGATCTTTTGATGACGGGCGATGAGGATTTGCGCGGACAGCCGTTGTCGATCCGGAAATCCCGCCTGAAGGGTATCCTCACCGACACCCCGCATGACGACGACCGCTTGCGGTTCGTCGACCATTTCGCGGCCGGCGGCGACGCGGTCCTCAAGGCGGCCTGTCGCATGTCGCTCGAGGGCATCGTCTCGAAGCGGCTCGACGCCCCCTATGTGTCGGGCCGTTCCGAGAGTTGGACCAAGGCCAAATGCCGAGGGGGCCATGAGGTTGTGATCGGCGGCTGGACCGATACGGATGGCAAGTTCCGTTCGTTACTGGCCGGCGTGCATAAGGGCGATCATCTCGTCTATGTCGGGCGGATCGGAACCGGCTATGGTCAGGCGGTGGTGTCGCAATTGATGCCGCGCCTCGAACAGCATGCCGCCACCAAGAACCCGTTTACCGGCCTCAACGCTCCCAAAGCCGCCAAGGGTATTCATTGGCTCGCGCCCGACCTTGTGGCCGAAATCCACTATGCAGGTTGGACCGGCGACGGCATGATCCGGCAGGCCGCCTTCAAGGGTTTGCGAGACGACAAGCCGGCAGCCGAGGTCGTGGCCGAAAAACCCGCTCCGGTCGAGACGCCGCTATCGGAGCCGCCCGTTAAGCCGACGCGCGGCACAAAACCCAACAAGACCGCCGCCAAACCGTCCGCGAGCGAAGCAACGCCTGTCGCAGCCGCCCGCCACCGGCCCGCCGCTAATGCCGTGGTGATGGGCGTCAGCATCACGCACCCGGATAAGGCGCTCTGGCCCGATGATGGCTCGGGCCAGCCTGTCACCAAGCTCGACCTCGCCCGCTATGTCGAAGCCATCGGCCCGTGGATGCTCGAGCATGTCAAAGGTCGCCCATGCTCGGCCGTGCGCGCGCCGGACGGGATCGGCGGACAACAGTTTTTCCAACGCCACGCGATGCCGGGCACATCGAGCTTGCTGACGCTGGTGACCGTGAAGGAGGAGACGAAGCCCTACCTGCAGGTCGATCGCGTCGAAGGCTTAGTCGCATTGGCGCAGACCGGCGCGATCGAATTGCATCCGTGGAACTGTCAGCCGGATCAGCCTGAGGTGCCGGGTCGATTGATTTTTGATCTTGACCCCGGCCCGGAGGTCGATTTCGAGGCTGTCATCCATGCGGCACGTGACATCAAAGACCGGCTCGACGATCTCGGGCTGGTGTCGTTCTGCAAGACGACCGGCGGCAAGGGGCTGCATGTCGTGACACCGCTGACGATGCCGAAGAAGGCCGGGCCGGATTGGGCCGCCACGAAGGATTTCTGCCGACGAATTTGCGCCGACATGGCGGCAGCGGATCCCGATCGTTATCTCGTCAACATGGCCAAGAAGCTGCGGACGGGAAAGATCTACCTCGATTATTTGCGGAATGACCGGACCGCGACGGCGGTGGCGCCTTTGTCGCCGCGCGCCAGGCCCGGCGCGACCGTGTCGATGCCGTTGACGTGGTCGCAGGTCAAAACGGGGCTCGACCCGGCCAAATTCACGATCCGCACCGTGCCGGCCCTGCTATCAAAATCGATCGCTTGGGCCGATTATGATGAGGGCGCGCGCTCACTCGAGCGGGCCATGCAGCGATTCAAGGTCGACGCGTGA
- a CDS encoding dihydroorotase codes for MSETFDLMLRGGTLVNQNGEYCGDLGIRNGTIAAIGSLSASAAGRVIDCTGLHVLPGVIDTQVHFREPGATHKEDLESGSRAAVMGGVTAVFEMPNTTPLTTDEATLADKVCRARQRMFCDFAFWVGGTRDNVAAIPELERLPGAAGIKVFMGSSTGSLLVEDDAGVAAILGKTRRRAAFHSEDEFRLRERLGERVPGDPTSHPVWRDAVAALRCTERLVRIAREARARIHVLHISTAEEIAFLADHKDIASAEVTPHHLTLSTDDYPTLGTKLQMNPPVRDKRHRDAIWAGVASGVADILGSDHAPHTLAEKAKAYPDSPSGMTGVQTLVPIMLDHVAAGRLSLQRFVDMTSAGPARLFNIARKGRMAVGYDADLTVVDLKRRVTITDDWIASRSQWTPYHGRDVTGWPVGTIVRGHQVMWDGGIEDPASGQPVRFLEAL; via the coding sequence ATGAGCGAGACATTCGACCTGATGCTGCGTGGCGGCACGTTGGTCAATCAGAATGGCGAGTATTGTGGTGATCTCGGCATCCGAAATGGCACGATCGCGGCGATCGGGTCGCTATCGGCCTCGGCGGCAGGCCGTGTCATCGACTGCACGGGCCTTCACGTGCTTCCGGGCGTCATCGACACGCAGGTGCATTTTCGTGAGCCGGGCGCCACCCACAAGGAAGATCTCGAGAGCGGATCCCGCGCCGCCGTCATGGGCGGTGTCACGGCCGTGTTCGAGATGCCGAATACGACGCCGCTGACCACCGACGAAGCGACGCTGGCCGATAAGGTCTGCCGTGCCCGTCAGCGCATGTTCTGCGATTTCGCGTTCTGGGTCGGCGGCACGCGCGACAATGTCGCGGCCATTCCCGAGCTCGAACGGCTTCCCGGCGCGGCCGGCATCAAGGTCTTTATGGGCTCGTCGACGGGGTCGCTGCTGGTCGAGGACGATGCCGGCGTCGCTGCGATTCTGGGGAAAACGCGCCGTCGCGCGGCATTTCACAGCGAGGACGAGTTTCGCCTCCGCGAGCGGCTCGGCGAGCGCGTGCCCGGCGATCCGACCTCGCATCCGGTCTGGCGCGATGCGGTGGCGGCGCTGCGCTGCACGGAGCGGCTCGTTCGCATCGCCCGCGAGGCACGCGCCCGCATCCACGTGCTGCATATCTCGACCGCCGAGGAGATCGCGTTCCTGGCCGATCACAAAGATATTGCGAGCGCCGAGGTGACCCCGCATCATCTGACGCTGTCGACCGACGATTATCCGACGCTCGGCACCAAGCTGCAGATGAACCCTCCGGTGCGCGACAAACGTCATCGCGACGCGATCTGGGCCGGCGTCGCGTCAGGGGTCGCCGACATTCTGGGGTCGGATCACGCCCCCCATACGCTGGCCGAGAAGGCAAAGGCTTATCCCGATAGCCCCTCGGGCATGACGGGTGTGCAGACCCTGGTTCCGATCATGCTCGACCATGTTGCGGCCGGACGGCTCAGTCTGCAGCGTTTCGTCGATATGACGAGCGCTGGGCCTGCGCGTTTGTTCAACATCGCGCGGAAGGGCCGCATGGCAGTTGGCTATGATGCGGATCTCACCGTGGTCGATCTGAAGCGGCGGGTCACGATCACGGACGACTGGATCGCGTCCCGCTCGCAATGGACGCCATATCACGGCCGGGACGTTACGGGATGGCCCGTCGGCACCATCGTGCGGGGCCATCAGGTTATGTGGGATGGCGGCATCGAGGACCCCGCGAGCGGACAGCCGGTGCGGTTTCTCGAAGCGTTGTAG
- a CDS encoding molybdopterin-binding protein: MRKINSTRRGILARGAAFIGAAALAGCDKVINSDQAASAFKGVDALNRKAQQAILQAQQLAPEYTEADISPKFYANGSTDPDDPAYKAMVADGFKDYRLQVTGMVDTPLSLSLADLRAMPARTQITRHDCVEGWSCIGKWTGVPLSLVLDKAGVKPTAKYLVFQCFDTMDDPSSMSGPPPFYGSIDLLGAHHPQTILAYDMNGKALEVPFGAPLRLRLERQLGYKMTKYIKEIQLVDSYAEIGQGKGGYWEDNGYQWYAGI, translated from the coding sequence ATGCGTAAGATCAACTCGACCCGTCGCGGCATCCTGGCGCGGGGCGCGGCCTTCATTGGCGCAGCGGCCTTGGCGGGATGCGACAAAGTCATCAACTCGGATCAGGCGGCGTCCGCCTTCAAGGGCGTCGACGCGCTGAACCGCAAGGCGCAACAGGCAATCCTGCAGGCCCAGCAGCTTGCACCCGAATATACCGAAGCCGACATCTCCCCGAAATTCTATGCCAATGGCTCAACCGACCCGGACGACCCCGCCTATAAAGCCATGGTGGCGGATGGCTTCAAGGATTACCGGCTCCAGGTGACCGGCATGGTCGACACTCCGCTGAGCCTCTCGCTTGCGGACCTTCGGGCGATGCCCGCCCGCACTCAGATCACGCGGCATGATTGTGTGGAAGGCTGGAGCTGCATCGGCAAATGGACCGGCGTGCCCCTCAGCCTCGTGCTCGACAAGGCCGGCGTCAAACCGACCGCCAAATATCTCGTCTTCCAGTGTTTCGACACGATGGATGATCCCTCGTCCATGTCGGGGCCGCCGCCTTTCTACGGCAGCATCGACCTGCTCGGCGCCCATCATCCGCAGACGATCCTGGCTTATGACATGAACGGAAAAGCGCTCGAGGTGCCGTTCGGGGCGCCGCTGCGGCTGCGGTTAGAGCGCCAGCTCGGCTACAAAATGACCAAATACATCAAAGAGATCCAGTTGGTCGACAGCTACGCTGAAATTGGGCAGGGGAAAGGCGGCTATTGGGAGGACAACGGCTACCAGTGGTACGCCGGAATCTGA
- a CDS encoding alkene reductase has translation MPTLFDPLVVGDLTLPNRIIMAPLTRCRASAGRVPNAMMAEYYVQRSTAGLILTEATSVTAEGVGYPNTPGIWSDAQVEGWKIITEAVHKAGGRIMLQLWHVGRISDPVYLDGATPVAPSAIAPSGHVSLVRPEKNFVTPRALETDELARVVADYRHGAENAKRAGFDGVEVHGANGYLLDQFLQDKTNQRTDRFGGSIENRARLMLEVADACIDVWGAGRVGMHLAPRRDAHDMGDSTPLETFGYVARELGRRKIAFICAREHTGDDRLGPQLKALFGGVYIANEKLDKAEAQALLDKGEADAVAFGKAYIANPDLVERLRQDAPLNPQRPETFYAEGPTGYIDYPSLSQAA, from the coding sequence ATGCCAACTCTCTTCGATCCGCTGGTCGTCGGTGACCTGACCTTGCCGAATCGCATCATCATGGCGCCGCTGACCCGTTGCCGCGCGAGCGCCGGTCGCGTACCGAATGCAATGATGGCCGAATATTATGTCCAGCGCTCGACTGCTGGACTGATCCTGACCGAAGCCACGAGCGTGACGGCCGAGGGAGTTGGCTACCCGAACACGCCCGGCATCTGGTCGGATGCCCAGGTCGAGGGTTGGAAGATCATTACGGAGGCGGTCCACAAGGCGGGCGGCCGCATCATGCTCCAGCTTTGGCACGTGGGCCGCATCTCGGATCCTGTCTATCTCGACGGCGCGACCCCTGTGGCGCCCAGCGCGATCGCACCTTCGGGCCACGTGAGCCTGGTTCGTCCGGAGAAGAATTTCGTGACGCCTCGCGCGCTGGAGACGGATGAACTCGCCCGTGTCGTCGCCGACTATCGCCATGGCGCCGAAAATGCCAAGCGGGCCGGCTTCGACGGCGTCGAGGTGCATGGCGCAAACGGCTATCTGCTCGACCAGTTCCTGCAGGACAAAACAAACCAGCGGACCGACCGCTTCGGCGGCTCGATCGAGAACCGCGCCCGGCTGATGCTGGAAGTCGCGGACGCCTGTATCGATGTCTGGGGCGCTGGCCGCGTCGGGATGCATCTCGCCCCGCGCCGTGACGCGCATGACATGGGCGATTCGACGCCGCTGGAGACCTTCGGCTACGTGGCTCGCGAACTCGGCCGCCGGAAGATCGCGTTCATCTGCGCCCGCGAGCATACGGGAGATGATCGCCTCGGCCCGCAGCTCAAGGCTTTGTTCGGCGGCGTCTACATCGCCAACGAGAAGCTCGATAAAGCCGAAGCGCAGGCTCTGCTCGACAAGGGCGAGGCTGATGCCGTCGCGTTCGGCAAGGCCTACATCGCCAATCCGGATCTGGTCGAGCGTCTCCGTCAGGACGCGCCGCTCAACCCGCAGCGGCCCGAAACATTCTATGCGGAAGGACCGACGGGCTACATCGATTATCCGAGCCTGTCGCAAGCCGCCTGA
- a CDS encoding hydrolase — MTPSERRDRDVEPAQPRVWQRMLSGRKLDLLNPSPADIDIADIAHGLARVARWNGQTEGPNIFSVAQHSVMVEAIMARLAPLSTPAERLAALLHDSPEYVIGDLISPFKAVLGDAYRSIEHRLLDAIHARFGLPISPPALVNLIKQADRIAAYREAIDLAGFDRADADRIFGIQVQETRRDEEVLSPARSEDAERVFLDRFAMLSGASSRKEPV; from the coding sequence GTGACACCAAGCGAACGTCGAGATCGGGATGTCGAGCCCGCACAACCGCGCGTCTGGCAACGCATGCTGTCGGGCCGCAAACTCGATCTCCTGAACCCGAGCCCAGCCGATATCGACATCGCCGATATCGCGCATGGCTTAGCCCGGGTGGCGCGCTGGAATGGCCAGACCGAGGGGCCAAACATCTTTTCGGTCGCCCAGCATTCCGTGATGGTCGAAGCCATTATGGCCCGACTGGCGCCGCTTTCGACCCCGGCGGAGCGGCTGGCGGCCCTGCTGCACGATAGTCCCGAATATGTGATCGGGGACCTGATCTCCCCGTTCAAGGCAGTCCTCGGCGACGCCTATCGATCGATCGAACATCGGCTCCTCGATGCCATTCATGCGCGTTTCGGCCTGCCGATCTCACCGCCCGCTTTGGTCAACCTCATCAAGCAAGCCGATCGGATCGCGGCCTATCGCGAGGCCATCGATCTGGCTGGCTTCGACCGCGCCGACGCCGATCGCATCTTCGGCATCCAGGTCCAGGAGACGCGGCGTGACGAAGAGGTTTTGTCGCCCGCCCGGTCAGAGGATGCCGAACGCGTCTTTCTCGATCGTTTCGCAATGTTGAGCGGCGCGTCCTCGCGAAAGGAACCGGTTTGA
- a CDS encoding substrate binding domain-containing protein, with protein sequence MAIRVGPVNEPDAVVRRVAITPLICVGSHRYFERHGIPKTPAELSEHNCLLYGGLTEAANWPFVGRDGRFSVPVRGNLWSNSVETIRTAVLADVGIGLLARVSLADELRQDEVMTILDEFVTDVRDISLVWPKRRFVPARVRQVTNFFAEAIPRRG encoded by the coding sequence TTGGCGATACGCGTCGGACCCGTCAACGAACCAGATGCGGTCGTCAGGCGCGTCGCCATCACCCCGCTTATATGCGTCGGATCTCACCGTTATTTCGAGCGCCACGGGATTCCAAAGACGCCTGCGGAGCTCAGCGAGCATAATTGCCTGTTGTATGGCGGCTTAACAGAGGCGGCGAATTGGCCGTTCGTGGGGCGAGACGGTCGCTTCAGCGTTCCGGTTCGCGGCAATCTCTGGTCCAACAGTGTCGAAACGATCCGGACCGCGGTTCTGGCGGATGTTGGAATTGGCCTCTTGGCCAGGGTTTCGCTTGCGGATGAACTCCGGCAAGACGAGGTCATGACAATCCTCGACGAATTTGTGACCGATGTCAGAGACATCAGTCTTGTCTGGCCCAAACGCCGTTTTGTTCCGGCTCGCGTCCGCCAAGTGACTAACTTTTTCGCGGAGGCCATTCCGCGCCGAGGTTAG
- a CDS encoding SDR family NAD(P)-dependent oxidoreductase yields MNIDLTGRKAVVSGSTAGIGRAVAEGLARAGAAVVINGRRQERVGAALAELRTLFPNGEFTGVCADLATPEGAADLFAQVPDADILVNNVGTGRPKPFFDIADSEWVDLFELNVMSGIRASRHYTPAMVKRGWGRVVFISSESALAIPKDMIDYAMTKTAQLAIARGLAEVVGGTGVTVNSVLPGPTNSEIMGGWMKANAEAQGITREDAEQQFLKTMRPTSLLNRFATTEEVANLVVYVCSDQASATTGTSLRVDGGVVRTIA; encoded by the coding sequence ATGAATATCGATCTGACTGGCCGCAAAGCGGTCGTTTCTGGGTCCACAGCAGGGATTGGCCGAGCCGTTGCAGAAGGGTTGGCGCGCGCTGGCGCTGCGGTCGTCATCAACGGTCGCCGCCAAGAACGGGTCGGTGCGGCGCTGGCCGAGTTGCGCACGCTTTTCCCGAACGGTGAGTTCACCGGCGTCTGTGCGGATCTTGCGACCCCGGAAGGCGCGGCGGACTTATTCGCGCAGGTGCCGGACGCGGACATTCTCGTCAACAATGTGGGTACTGGGCGCCCGAAGCCCTTCTTCGATATTGCGGACAGCGAGTGGGTCGATCTCTTCGAGCTGAACGTCATGAGCGGCATCCGCGCCTCCCGTCACTATACGCCGGCCATGGTGAAGCGCGGCTGGGGGCGTGTCGTCTTCATCAGCAGTGAGTCCGCACTCGCAATCCCGAAGGACATGATCGACTACGCCATGACGAAAACCGCGCAACTCGCCATTGCGAGGGGCTTGGCCGAGGTGGTCGGGGGTACGGGCGTCACCGTCAATTCTGTCCTCCCTGGGCCGACAAATTCGGAGATCATGGGGGGGTGGATGAAGGCGAACGCAGAGGCGCAAGGCATAACGCGAGAGGACGCCGAGCAGCAGTTCTTGAAGACGATGCGCCCGACATCGCTGCTCAATCGCTTTGCGACGACCGAAGAAGTCGCGAACCTGGTCGTCTATGTCTGCTCGGATCAGGCGTCGGCAACAACAGGCACGTCCTTGCGTGTCGACGGGGGCGTCGTACGAACAATAGCGTAA